The DNA region GCCCAGGAACGGCTTCAAGCTGGACCGCGCGCTGATCTTCGGGGTGATCCGGCAGGAATCCCAGTTCAAGCGTTACGCCCGCAGCCGCGACGGCGCCCGCGGGCTGATGCAGCTCCTGCCCAGCACGGCGCGCGGCCTGGCGCGCGGCTACCGCTTCCAGGGCGCCGAGCGGGCTAAGCTCTACAATCCGGAGCTCAACATGGAGCTGGGCCAGCGCTACCTGTCGCAGCTCATGAAGTATCCCTACATCGACCGCGACATCTTTCGTGTGGCCACGGCCTACAACGGCGGGCCCGGAAACCTGCGCAGCTGGAACCGGCGGATCAATCACACGGACCCGCTGGTCTTCATCGAGAGCATACCGGTCCGCGAGACCCGAGAGTTCGTCAAGCACGTGGTGACCAATCTCTGGGTCTACCGCCTGCGCCTCGACCAGGAGGCGCCCACCTTGGCCGATGTCGCCTACGGCCACGTGCCGCGCTACGCCAAGCGCGATGGCGTGGCGCCCAAGACCCAGGTATCCGCGTCCGCCGAGGACCAGAAGGAGCGCTCCTTCTGGTCGCTGTTCGGTTTCGACTGACCGGCTCGGGCGCCTCCCAAGAACAAGACCCGGTTCGTCTCGCCTCGGCCTCGCCGATGGATGGCCTTCAGGTCAATTTGCCGTTGCGCAGCACGGGCCGAGTGCCTTAAGTCCCGCGGTATGAGGCCCGCGGGAGACGGGCCCGGCGACAAGGGGACCCGACGAAATGGAAATGCCTCAGGTGATGACGATCCGCAACGGCGGCAAGGCGAAGGGCACCTTCTCCGACGCCGAGATGACGCGGCGGCTGGACGGCCTGCTCCAGCGCATGGCCGAGTCCGGCATGGACGCGGTGCTTTTCACGTCCTACCACAATATCTGCTACTACAGCGACTTCCTCTACTGCTCCTTCGGCCGCCCTTACGGCCTCGTCGTGACGCAGAACGCCGCGACCACGATCTCCGCCAACATCGACGGCGGTCAGCCCTGGCGGCGCAGCTTCGGCGACAACGTCGTCTTTACCGACTGGCAGCGGGACAACTACTTCCGCGCGGTCCAGAAGCTGGTCAAGGACGGCGGGACCCTGGGCGTCGAGCGCGATCACATGAGCCTTCAGATGGCCGACAAGCTGCAGGCCGCCTTGCCCAATACCCGCTGCGTCGATATCGCCGAGCCCGCCATGCGGATGCGCATGATCAAGTCGGACGAGGAGATTGCCCACATCACGGAGATGGCCCGGATCGCCGATGTGGGCGGTGCCGCCTGCGTCGAGGCGATCAGGGTCGGGACCGGCGAGCACGAGGTGGCGCTGCACGCCACCCGGGCCATGGTGCGCGAGATCGCCAAGACCTGGCCGCACGCCGAGCTGATGGACACCTGGACTTGGTTCCAGTCCGGCATCAACACCGACGGGGCGCACAACCCGGTTACCAGCCGGAAGATCGAACGGGGCGATATCCTCAGCCTGAACTGCTTTCCTATGGTAGCGGGCTACTACGTCGCGCTCGAACGGACGCTCTTCGCCGAGACCTGCTCCGGGGCCCACCAGCACCTCTGGGAAGTCAACTGCAAGGTCCATGAAGCCGGTCAGTCGCTGATCAAGCCCGGTGCCCGCTGCTGCGATATTGCCCGCGCGCTGAACGAGATCTATCTCGAGCACGACCTGCTGCAGTTCCGCACCTTCGGCTATGGTCATTCCTTCGGCGTGCTGTGCCACTACTACGGCCGCGAGGCCGGGCTCGAGCTGCGCGAAGACATCGAGACGGTGCTCGAGCCCGGCATGGTGGTCTCCATGGAGCCCATGATCATGCTGCCCGAGGGCCAGCCAGGCGCCGGCGGCTACCGCGAGCACGACATCCTGATCGTGACCGAGGACGGCAACCGCAACATCACCGGGTTTCCCTACGGCCCGGAGCACAACGTCGTGGGGGCTTGATGCCGGGCACGCCCGGCGACAACCGCGGCTTGCCAAAACCACGAGCGGTCTCCTAGGTTGCCGGGTCGAGACACGGGAAGGCGGATTGACAGAGCCATGAGTGGGGCAGGGGCCGAACCGAGGAGCGCGCCCGGCGCGGGGCAGGTGCCCCTGGTCGAAGGCGACACGCTGCCCGATATGCTGCTGCCCAACGAGCGCGGCGAGCTGGTCCAGTTCGCCCTAAACGTCGATGCCCGCAGGCCGGTTCTGCTGCTCTGTCCCGATCCGTTTCTGCCGGCCTGCCGGGCCGGGCTCGAGAGCTTCGCGCGGCGGCTCGAAGACCTAAGTCCTATGGCCTGCCTGTTCGCGATCACCAACTGCACGCCGGAGCGGAACGCCCGCTTCGTCGCAGAGGCCGGTCTGCCTTTCTCGCTAATGTCGGATGTCGAGGCCATGGTGGCCCGCGGCGTCGGGGCCACGACCGCTGCGGCCCAGGGCGCTCTGACCGCCGTTGTCGGCGACGTCGACTGGCGTATCCTGCGTATCC from Kiloniellales bacterium includes:
- a CDS encoding lytic transglycosylase domain-containing protein codes for the protein LKLGDHRRVEKELNVLEGWREPAVAEAIMAVAEEASLPALSLRISLRLASGKEGSWDKTPLDAALYPIPPWKPRNGFKLDRALIFGVIRQESQFKRYARSRDGARGLMQLLPSTARGLARGYRFQGAERAKLYNPELNMELGQRYLSQLMKYPYIDRDIFRVATAYNGGPGNLRSWNRRINHTDPLVFIESIPVRETREFVKHVVTNLWVYRLRLDQEAPTLADVAYGHVPRYAKRDGVAPKTQVSASAEDQKERSFWSLFGFD
- a CDS encoding M24 family metallopeptidase, which gives rise to MEMPQVMTIRNGGKAKGTFSDAEMTRRLDGLLQRMAESGMDAVLFTSYHNICYYSDFLYCSFGRPYGLVVTQNAATTISANIDGGQPWRRSFGDNVVFTDWQRDNYFRAVQKLVKDGGTLGVERDHMSLQMADKLQAALPNTRCVDIAEPAMRMRMIKSDEEIAHITEMARIADVGGAACVEAIRVGTGEHEVALHATRAMVREIAKTWPHAELMDTWTWFQSGINTDGAHNPVTSRKIERGDILSLNCFPMVAGYYVALERTLFAETCSGAHQHLWEVNCKVHEAGQSLIKPGARCCDIARALNEIYLEHDLLQFRTFGYGHSFGVLCHYYGREAGLELREDIETVLEPGMVVSMEPMIMLPEGQPGAGGYREHDILIVTEDGNRNITGFPYGPEHNVVGA